The following are from one region of the Hymenobacter sp. YIM 151858-1 genome:
- a CDS encoding SusC/RagA family TonB-linked outer membrane protein, which translates to MNKFLLGLVPLVALAHHVDAQTRQISGRVTDRTTGEGLPGATVLVKGTTNGVSTNSDGTFTLSVSGEGGTLQVSSVGYIALERPIGTDTQINVGMAPDAKTLSEIVVVGYGEQSKTLVTGAVSQVDSKQFETQPVASVEQVLQGRASGVQVNANSGTPGGGVTVRIRGNNSISASSDPLYVVDGVPINIGSYSNVGVGNQQLNAISDLNPNDIASIEILKDASAAAIYGSRAANGVVLITTKRGQAGRTKITLDAYAGVQQTWRRLDVLNGEESQNLINEARTNVGLTPRYVTANPNPATQQLFTGASTNWQDEVFRDARIQNYTLTASGGDAKTRFLISGTYFDQEGIILGSGFSRGSGRINLDHQATDKLRLGMSLTGSRSLSNRINNDNNIYGVLSTALLLGSQFPVRNADGTFGRDPFSSVENPIAAATLPTFLARNNRAIGNIYADYQIIPSLRFRTSLGGDYLNLKEDVYIPSTALQAVGSNGSANFNSRYDVGWINENTLTYDKAFGDHSLTLLLGQSAQRSVQNGIITSVSGFATNKIRQASAGSVKTDASSDETLWTLLSYFGRANYNYQGKYILSASLRRDGSSRFGAENKYGWFPAASAAWRVSEEGFLKGNPVISELKLRGGYGVVGNFEIGNFASRNLFGVGAGNLANYNGISGFAPTQLGVSDLGWEQTGEISAGVDVGVLENRISLSVNAFDRKSKDLLLNRQLPLTSGFGSVTQNIGDLRNRGLEFDLTTQNVKTDNFSWTTNLNVSIIRNKVTRLVNNAPFLAGFASRVEVGQPLGSFYGYVVDRVYQNQGEIDTDIANARARTGSATALYQGTSAATTPRPGDIRFRDLNNDGVITAADQKIIGSAQPNFFGGITNTLNWKGIDLSFFFQFTQGNEIYNNTRAFGEGMNGQFGQLGSVRDRWTPDNPSTSMPRAAWGDPNNNRRVSDRWLEDGSYLRLKTATLGYNLPSNLIRPLRLQSARVYLAGQNLLTFTKYSGLEPEVNTFSGTNTSLGTDFLTFPQARVYQVGVNIGL; encoded by the coding sequence ATGAACAAATTTTTACTGGGTTTAGTACCATTGGTAGCCCTTGCTCACCATGTGGATGCTCAAACCCGACAGATCTCTGGTCGGGTAACCGACCGTACCACTGGCGAAGGGTTGCCTGGAGCTACGGTACTTGTAAAGGGCACTACCAATGGTGTCTCCACAAACTCCGATGGTACTTTCACTCTGAGTGTATCCGGGGAAGGCGGGACCTTACAAGTAAGCTCGGTTGGCTACATAGCACTCGAGAGACCGATCGGCACCGATACCCAGATCAACGTTGGGATGGCACCGGACGCCAAAACCCTTAGCGAAATTGTGGTAGTAGGCTACGGCGAGCAGTCCAAAACCCTCGTTACGGGTGCGGTATCGCAGGTAGATTCTAAGCAGTTCGAAACCCAACCTGTTGCCAGCGTAGAGCAGGTGCTGCAGGGCCGTGCGTCGGGTGTGCAGGTAAACGCCAACTCGGGTACTCCGGGCGGTGGTGTTACGGTGCGTATCCGCGGCAACAACTCTATTTCGGCCAGCAGCGACCCACTGTACGTAGTGGATGGTGTACCGATTAATATCGGTAGCTATTCGAACGTGGGCGTTGGCAACCAGCAACTCAATGCCATTTCGGACTTGAACCCGAACGATATTGCCTCGATCGAAATCCTGAAGGATGCATCGGCGGCAGCTATCTACGGTTCGCGTGCGGCCAACGGCGTAGTGCTGATCACGACCAAGCGTGGCCAAGCCGGCCGAACCAAAATTACGCTCGACGCCTACGCAGGTGTACAGCAAACCTGGCGTCGTCTCGACGTACTGAACGGGGAAGAGTCGCAGAATCTTATCAACGAGGCACGTACCAATGTGGGCCTGACGCCCCGCTACGTAACTGCCAACCCCAACCCTGCTACACAGCAGCTCTTCACGGGTGCCAGCACCAACTGGCAGGATGAAGTGTTCCGGGATGCACGTATTCAGAACTACACGCTGACCGCTTCGGGCGGCGACGCAAAAACCCGCTTCCTGATTTCGGGTACCTACTTCGATCAGGAAGGCATCATCTTAGGCTCTGGCTTTAGCCGTGGTAGTGGTCGCATCAACCTCGACCACCAAGCTACCGATAAGCTGCGCCTAGGTATGAGCCTGACGGGCAGCCGCTCGCTCAGCAACCGAATCAACAACGACAACAATATTTACGGAGTATTGAGCACGGCCCTGCTGCTGGGCTCGCAGTTCCCCGTACGCAATGCCGATGGCACCTTCGGCCGCGACCCGTTCTCGTCGGTTGAAAACCCGATTGCCGCGGCCACGCTGCCGACTTTCTTGGCTCGGAATAACCGTGCAATCGGTAACATTTACGCCGATTACCAGATTATTCCTTCGTTGCGCTTCCGCACCTCCTTGGGCGGCGACTACCTCAACCTTAAAGAGGACGTGTACATTCCGAGCACGGCCTTGCAGGCCGTAGGTAGCAACGGCTCGGCTAACTTCAACTCGCGCTACGATGTGGGTTGGATTAACGAAAACACCCTGACCTACGACAAGGCTTTTGGCGACCACTCGCTGACCTTGCTGTTAGGCCAGAGCGCCCAGCGCTCGGTGCAGAACGGCATCATTACGTCGGTATCGGGCTTTGCCACGAACAAAATCCGTCAGGCATCGGCTGGCTCGGTGAAAACGGATGCGTCTTCCGACGAAACTCTCTGGACGTTGCTCTCCTACTTTGGGCGTGCCAACTACAACTACCAGGGTAAGTATATTCTCTCGGCTTCGCTGCGTCGCGACGGTTCTTCGCGCTTCGGCGCCGAAAACAAGTACGGCTGGTTCCCGGCGGCTTCGGCAGCTTGGCGTGTGTCGGAAGAAGGTTTCCTGAAGGGTAACCCCGTTATCAGCGAACTGAAGCTGCGCGGTGGTTACGGCGTAGTGGGTAACTTCGAAATTGGCAACTTCGCTTCGCGCAACCTATTTGGTGTTGGTGCGGGCAACTTGGCCAACTACAACGGCATCTCCGGCTTTGCGCCCACGCAGCTCGGTGTAAGCGACCTGGGTTGGGAGCAAACGGGTGAAATCAGCGCGGGTGTCGACGTAGGTGTGCTCGAAAACCGGATTTCGCTATCGGTAAATGCCTTCGACCGTAAATCTAAGGACCTGCTGCTCAACCGCCAGCTGCCGCTCACTTCGGGCTTCGGCAGTGTTACCCAGAACATCGGTGACCTGCGCAACCGGGGTCTCGAATTTGACCTGACCACGCAGAACGTGAAAACGGACAACTTCAGCTGGACGACCAACCTGAACGTTTCGATCATTCGCAACAAGGTAACCCGTCTGGTTAACAACGCTCCCTTCCTGGCCGGCTTCGCCAGCCGCGTAGAGGTTGGTCAGCCGCTGGGTAGCTTCTATGGCTATGTAGTAGACCGCGTTTACCAGAACCAGGGCGAGATTGATACCGACATTGCCAACGCACGAGCCCGTACCGGCAGCGCTACGGCATTGTACCAGGGCACCAGCGCGGCAACCACTCCCCGCCCCGGCGACATTCGCTTCCGCGACCTGAACAACGACGGCGTTATCACCGCTGCCGACCAGAAGATCATTGGTTCGGCTCAGCCTAACTTCTTCGGCGGTATCACCAACACCCTGAACTGGAAAGGCATCGACTTGAGCTTCTTCTTCCAGTTTACGCAGGGCAACGAGATTTACAACAACACGCGTGCGTTCGGTGAAGGCATGAACGGCCAGTTTGGCCAGTTGGGCTCGGTGCGCGACCGTTGGACGCCCGACAACCCCAGCACTTCGATGCCGCGTGCGGCCTGGGGTGACCCGAACAACAACCGCCGTGTATCGGACCGCTGGCTGGAAGATGGCTCGTACCTGCGCCTGAAAACCGCAACACTGGGCTACAACCTGCCAAGCAACCTCATCCGTCCGCTGCGCCTGCAATCGGCTCGGGTGTACCTAGCT
- a CDS encoding RagB/SusD family nutrient uptake outer membrane protein, with translation MNNVLFRFAPLSLRAMALAAFLSLGMSSCDVTDLEPKDAITESAAFTTPERIALAVTGVYNAAQSGFYDPLNGGALQTRGYPFGSAATEFGDVRGEDVVDMAGFFGIVYSNVQTPSSPNVVGMWSNLYALINQCNVVIEGVRAAQQRGTIDQATAAAYEGECRYLRALAYHELLLHFARPFSDNNGSSLGVPYRDFAVNTSATLERAKTAGRNTVAEVYTGMLADLDFAEQSLPTTRTGNLRVTRVTKGAAIALKQRLRQHQQNWAAAKAEGDKLVAVSTAAPGGFSSPLGGYQLQATPQAAFPGGTSVTAENIFSIENSSDDNPGVNGALPNFFGSPATAPVGVQGRGLIAISPILFNASFWPCNDLRRTQLLQPNNATPARYHSFKYKDAATNTDFAPISRYAEVLLNQAEAEARLGNSVRAVALLNAVRGRAVQAADLYPVTLTGDALVQAILNERRIELLAEGFRWDDIHRLSPTSFSPRATGGIPAKAGNAQSVVANYACGTSPALTPSVSAIPYSDYRFLWPIPAIEVANNPVLAAQQNPGY, from the coding sequence ATGAATAACGTACTGTTTCGCTTCGCGCCGTTAAGCCTGCGGGCTATGGCCTTGGCAGCTTTCCTGTCGCTGGGCATGAGCTCTTGCGACGTAACCGACCTAGAGCCGAAGGACGCCATCACCGAATCGGCTGCTTTTACAACGCCTGAGCGCATTGCCCTGGCCGTAACCGGTGTGTACAACGCTGCACAGTCGGGCTTTTACGACCCCCTCAACGGCGGCGCGCTGCAAACCCGCGGCTATCCGTTTGGCTCGGCTGCCACCGAGTTCGGCGATGTACGCGGCGAGGACGTGGTAGACATGGCCGGCTTCTTCGGCATCGTGTACTCCAACGTGCAAACTCCCTCCAGCCCCAACGTGGTGGGCATGTGGTCGAACCTGTATGCGCTCATCAACCAGTGCAACGTGGTAATCGAAGGCGTACGCGCAGCTCAGCAGCGCGGCACCATCGACCAGGCCACAGCAGCGGCGTACGAAGGCGAGTGCCGCTACCTGCGCGCCCTGGCCTACCACGAGCTGCTGCTGCACTTTGCGCGTCCGTTCTCCGATAACAACGGCAGCAGCCTCGGTGTACCGTACCGCGACTTCGCCGTGAATACCTCCGCTACCCTGGAGCGCGCCAAAACAGCCGGCCGCAATACGGTAGCCGAAGTATACACCGGCATGCTGGCCGACCTCGACTTTGCCGAGCAGAGCCTGCCCACCACCCGCACGGGCAACCTGCGCGTTACGCGCGTTACCAAGGGTGCCGCCATTGCCCTGAAGCAGCGCCTGCGCCAGCACCAGCAAAACTGGGCTGCCGCCAAAGCCGAAGGCGATAAGCTGGTTGCCGTGAGCACCGCAGCTCCCGGCGGCTTCAGCAGCCCCCTAGGTGGCTACCAACTGCAGGCCACGCCGCAGGCCGCTTTCCCGGGTGGTACGAGCGTTACGGCCGAGAACATCTTCTCGATCGAGAACAGCTCCGACGACAACCCCGGCGTAAACGGCGCGCTGCCCAACTTCTTTGGTTCGCCGGCTACCGCACCTGTTGGTGTTCAGGGTCGTGGTCTGATTGCTATCAGCCCGATTCTGTTTAACGCCAGCTTCTGGCCCTGCAACGACCTGCGCCGCACGCAGTTGCTGCAACCCAATAATGCTACGCCTGCCCGCTACCACAGCTTTAAGTACAAGGACGCTGCCACCAACACCGACTTTGCCCCCATCAGCCGCTACGCCGAAGTACTGCTGAACCAAGCCGAAGCCGAGGCTCGTCTGGGCAACAGCGTCCGCGCCGTGGCCCTGCTGAACGCCGTACGCGGCCGCGCCGTGCAGGCAGCCGACCTGTACCCTGTTACCCTCACCGGTGATGCTTTGGTGCAGGCCATCCTCAACGAGCGCCGCATCGAGCTGCTGGCTGAAGGTTTCCGCTGGGATGATATCCACCGCTTGTCGCCCACCTCGTTTAGCCCCCGTGCTACTGGTGGCATTCCGGCCAAGGCTGGTAACGCGCAGTCGGTAGTTGCCAACTACGCTTGCGGCACGTCGCCGGCACTAACCCCCTCGGTAAGCGCCATCCCGTACAGCGACTACCGCTTCCTGTGGCCGATTCCGGCCATCGAAGTGGCTAACAACCCTGTACTGGCTGCACAACAGAACCCGGGCTACTAA
- a CDS encoding SusC/RagA family TonB-linked outer membrane protein, producing the protein MNKLLLGLIPLVAFAHQSVAQDRSVSGRITDRATGEGIPGATVLLKGTTTGVSTNSDGTFTLSAPAAGGTLVISSVGYVSIERALGSENQVNIGLAADNKQLSEVVVTGYGTQERRDVTGSIASVKGEEIANLPTPSFDQQLAGRAAGVQATVPSGLLGATPRIRIRGTNTITSGAQPLVVVDGVPIITGNQSGVVQNNPLADINPSDIESYEVLKDGSATAIYGSRGANGVILITTKRGRLGKAKVSYDNWFGWAQTVKRYEVLNADQFIEINNERLRNNNSPAQAFPFEQDGQRVSTDWQDEIFRTGFQQNHALSVSGATEKTNYFFSAGYTDQNAVIKANSLQRITFRTNLDQEVLKWLRVGMNLGLTRTNTDGLNTSVNGLSGNVTNALSLFPNVPARNPDGTPYISTSNPAVVGQGNNTLGIAFNYPNIIFPLENNVYRATNYRVLGNTYLEAEPLKGLRLRSQLGTDVFLNDDFQYNDPRHGDGRGPNGIIYQQSSPTTRWNWQNTINYDKLIADQHKLGVVVGSELQKTKAQFFWSQATGLSDRFFGPNSLISNTFATPTVGGGYVERGFSSVFGRLNYGFKDRYLFSASLRYDGISDLPEANRYGLFPGGSVGWRISEEPFFKNLNLGFISDFKARASYAVVGNVDFGAFAYASLFGPGKYGSQNGIGYNRDGQFGNDQLKWEQSKKKDIGVDLGFLDNRITVGADYYINDNSDLILSVPVAVSLGIPNYSYRANVGDLESKGFEFTFNSQNIQNEAFTWTTNFNFATNKAIVKSLGGSGDILATYNITRVGEVIGALYGYDFQGVNSANGYPIYRKGDGSLVQANVDNNSYYAYDPANPGAALGQAVTPLQANVDRKILGNPNPTWFGGITNSFTFKGFDASVFVRFSGGNKIMNVTRQQLLRQEFLNNGTEILDRWTTPGQQTNVPKQRYNNSDFINLNNSAVSRFVEDGDFVRIQNISLGYTLPQNLLGFTGLSRIRVYGQVQNAFTFTKYKGVDPEVNSSGNSNLQQNTQFGIDNNSNPQQRVFTTGLNVSF; encoded by the coding sequence ATGAACAAACTTTTACTGGGACTAATACCCCTGGTGGCTTTTGCGCACCAGTCGGTAGCCCAAGACAGGTCCGTTTCAGGCCGCATAACTGACCGGGCTACCGGTGAAGGTATTCCTGGGGCAACAGTATTGCTGAAAGGCACCACCACGGGCGTATCGACGAACTCCGACGGTACTTTTACCCTGAGTGCGCCTGCCGCTGGCGGTACCTTAGTAATCAGCTCTGTTGGGTACGTTTCTATTGAGCGCGCCCTAGGTTCCGAAAACCAGGTAAACATCGGTTTGGCAGCTGACAACAAGCAGCTAAGCGAAGTAGTGGTAACTGGCTACGGCACGCAGGAGCGTCGCGACGTAACCGGCTCTATCGCCTCGGTTAAAGGCGAAGAAATTGCCAACCTCCCCACGCCCAGCTTCGATCAGCAACTGGCTGGCCGCGCCGCTGGTGTGCAGGCTACTGTGCCCTCGGGCTTGTTGGGTGCCACCCCGCGTATCCGTATTCGCGGTACCAACACTATTACCTCCGGTGCGCAGCCGCTAGTGGTAGTGGATGGCGTGCCGATTATTACGGGCAACCAATCGGGCGTAGTACAGAACAACCCGCTGGCCGACATCAACCCCTCCGACATCGAGTCGTACGAGGTACTGAAAGACGGTTCGGCAACGGCTATCTACGGTTCGCGTGGTGCCAACGGCGTTATCCTTATCACGACGAAGCGCGGCCGCCTGGGCAAAGCCAAGGTTAGCTACGACAACTGGTTTGGCTGGGCCCAAACGGTGAAGCGTTACGAAGTGCTGAACGCCGATCAGTTCATTGAGATTAACAACGAACGCCTGCGCAACAACAACTCTCCCGCCCAAGCCTTCCCCTTCGAGCAGGATGGGCAGCGCGTGAGCACCGATTGGCAGGACGAGATTTTCCGCACCGGCTTCCAGCAAAACCACGCGCTGTCGGTAAGCGGCGCTACCGAGAAAACCAACTACTTCTTCTCGGCTGGCTACACCGACCAGAACGCCGTTATTAAGGCCAACTCGCTGCAGCGCATCACCTTCCGTACCAACCTCGATCAGGAGGTGCTGAAGTGGCTGCGTGTGGGCATGAACCTAGGCCTGACGCGCACCAACACCGATGGTTTGAACACGAGCGTGAACGGCCTGTCGGGCAACGTTACCAACGCGCTGTCGCTGTTCCCGAACGTGCCGGCCCGCAACCCCGATGGCACGCCTTACATCAGCACCTCCAACCCGGCGGTAGTCGGCCAAGGCAACAACACCCTCGGCATTGCCTTCAACTACCCCAACATTATTTTCCCGCTGGAGAATAACGTTTACCGGGCTACCAACTACCGCGTTCTGGGCAACACCTACCTGGAAGCCGAGCCCCTGAAAGGCCTGCGCCTACGCAGCCAGCTGGGCACCGACGTTTTCCTGAACGACGACTTTCAGTACAACGACCCGCGCCACGGCGACGGCCGCGGCCCGAACGGTATTATCTACCAGCAGTCCTCGCCCACCACGCGCTGGAACTGGCAGAATACCATCAACTACGACAAGCTGATAGCTGATCAGCACAAATTGGGCGTAGTGGTTGGCTCGGAGCTGCAGAAAACCAAAGCGCAATTCTTCTGGTCGCAAGCCACGGGCCTGTCGGACCGCTTCTTCGGCCCGAACAGCCTTATTTCTAACACGTTTGCTACGCCAACCGTTGGCGGCGGCTACGTGGAGCGCGGCTTTAGCTCCGTATTCGGCCGCCTGAACTACGGCTTCAAGGACCGTTACCTGTTCAGTGCTTCGCTGCGTTACGACGGCATTTCGGACCTGCCCGAAGCCAACCGCTACGGCTTGTTCCCCGGCGGTTCGGTGGGCTGGCGTATTTCGGAAGAGCCGTTTTTCAAGAACCTGAACCTCGGCTTCATCTCCGATTTTAAAGCCCGCGCCAGCTACGCCGTAGTGGGTAACGTCGACTTCGGTGCCTTTGCCTACGCCAGCTTGTTCGGCCCCGGCAAATACGGTAGCCAGAACGGTATCGGCTACAACCGCGACGGCCAGTTCGGCAACGACCAGCTGAAGTGGGAGCAGTCGAAGAAGAAGGACATCGGTGTGGACCTTGGCTTCCTAGACAACCGCATCACCGTTGGCGCTGATTACTACATCAACGACAACAGCGACCTGATTCTGAGCGTGCCAGTAGCCGTTTCGCTGGGTATTCCCAACTACTCGTACCGCGCCAACGTGGGTGACCTCGAAAGCAAAGGCTTCGAATTCACCTTCAACTCGCAGAACATCCAGAACGAGGCCTTCACCTGGACGACTAACTTTAACTTCGCCACCAACAAGGCGATTGTTAAGTCGCTTGGCGGCAGCGGCGACATCCTAGCCACCTACAACATCACGCGGGTAGGCGAAGTAATCGGCGCCTTGTACGGCTACGACTTCCAGGGTGTAAACTCGGCCAACGGTTATCCCATCTACCGCAAAGGCGACGGTTCGCTGGTGCAGGCCAACGTCGATAACAACTCGTACTACGCCTACGACCCCGCCAACCCCGGCGCGGCCCTAGGTCAGGCGGTTACGCCGCTGCAGGCCAACGTCGACCGCAAGATCCTGGGCAACCCCAACCCCACGTGGTTTGGCGGTATCACCAACTCGTTTACGTTTAAGGGCTTCGACGCCTCGGTGTTCGTACGCTTCTCGGGCGGCAACAAAATCATGAACGTAACGCGCCAGCAACTGCTGCGCCAGGAGTTCCTGAACAACGGCACTGAGATTCTGGACCGCTGGACCACCCCTGGCCAGCAAACCAACGTGCCGAAGCAGCGCTACAACAACTCCGACTTCATCAACCTAAACAACTCGGCCGTTTCGCGCTTTGTTGAGGACGGGGATTTTGTACGCATCCAGAACATTTCGTTGGGCTACACCCTGCCGCAGAATCTGCTGGGCTTCACGGGCCTGAGCCGCATCCGCGTGTACGGCCAAGTGCAGAACGCCTTCACGTTCACGAAGTACAAAGGTGTTGACCCCGAGGTTAACTCTTCGGGCAATAGCAACCTGCAGCAGAACACGCAGTTTGGCATTGATAACAACAGCAATCCGCAGCAGCGCGTGTTCACCACGGGCCTCAACGTAAGCTTCTAA